The Carassius auratus strain Wakin chromosome 27, ASM336829v1, whole genome shotgun sequence genome includes a region encoding these proteins:
- the exosc4 gene encoding exosome complex component RRP41 — MAGLELLSDQGYRLDGRKATELRKVQARTSVFAQADGSAYLEQGNTKALAVVYGPHETRGSRSKSLHDRAVINCQFSMATFSTAERKRRPHGDRKSSEMSLHLKQTFEAAVLTELYPRSQIDIYVKILQADGGNYSACVNAATLALVDAGIPMRDYVCACTAGFVEDTPLADLCHAEESGGGTSLALALLPRSGNIALLQMDARLHQDHLDALIEAAMTACKGLSKVLDDVVRQHLEEVSVLTRD, encoded by the exons ATGGCGGGGCTCGAGTTACTGTCGGATCAGGGATACCGGCTCGATGGACGAAAAGCGACCGAGCTGCGCAAGGTTCAGGCCCGCACGAGCGTGTTCGCGCAGGCGGACGGATCCGCGTATCTGGAGCAGGGCAACACTAAAGCGCTGGCCGTGGTGTACGGACCGCACGAG ACGCGAGGCTCTCGCAGTAAATCTCTGCACGACCGAGCAGTCATTAACTGTCAGTTCAGCATGGCCACGTTCAGCACGGCGGAGAGGAAGAGACGTCCACACGGAGACCGCAAGTCCAGCGAGATGAGCCTTCATCTCAAACAGACCTTTGAAGCCGCGGTGCTCACCGAGCTCTACCCACGATCACAAATCGACATCTACGTTAAG ATTCTGCAGGCAGACGGGGGGAACTAcagtgcttgtgtgaatgctgCTACCCTGGCTCTGGTGGATGCTGGTATTCCCATGCGTGACTATGTGTGCGCCTGCACCGCTGGCTTTGTGGAGGACACACCGCTGGCTGATCTGTGTCACGCTGAGGAGAGCGGAGGAGGAACATCGCTGGCTCTTGCCCTGCTTCCCCGCAGTGGAAACATCGCCCTGCTGCAGATGGACGCCCGGCTCCACCAGGACCACTTGGACGCTTTAATAGAGGCAGCCATGACGGCGTGTAAAGGTCTCAGTAAAGTCCTGGACGACGTTGTGCGTCAGCATCTAGAAGAGGTTTCAGTTCTGACCAGAGATTGA